The Nitrospira sp. genome has a window encoding:
- a CDS encoding response regulator, with the protein MNAVKPIILAEDNPRDAELALAAMEEEHISDKVVLCHDGAEVLDYLYCRGQFKSRLKGNPAVIFLDLKMPKVNGLEVLRTIKADINLRPIPVVMLTSSREERDLAESYALGANAYVVKPVEFHKFLSAVKELGTFWGVINEPPPDGLRSAQPHS; encoded by the coding sequence ATGAATGCGGTGAAACCAATCATCCTCGCCGAGGATAATCCACGTGATGCCGAACTTGCTCTTGCGGCGATGGAGGAGGAACATATCTCGGACAAGGTCGTCCTTTGTCATGACGGGGCTGAGGTTTTGGATTATCTCTACTGCCGGGGGCAGTTCAAGTCACGTTTGAAGGGCAACCCCGCCGTGATTTTTCTCGACTTGAAAATGCCAAAGGTGAACGGGCTGGAAGTGTTGCGTACCATCAAGGCGGATATTAATCTGCGGCCGATTCCGGTCGTGATGCTGACTTCGTCACGAGAAGAACGCGATTTGGCCGAGAGCTATGCGTTGGGAGCGAACGCCTATGTGGTCAAGCCCGTTGAGTTTCACAAATTCTTGTCGGCTGTGAAAGAACTGGGAACGTTCTGGGGGGTCATTAACGAGCCCCCTCCTGATGGTCTCCGGTCCGCTCAACCCCATTCATGA